The Candidatus Binatia bacterium genome window below encodes:
- a CDS encoding phage tail protein, which yields MDANGTKFHLLLGRGDWSSAKPGAGEWARQTSRPLRSLAQIWESRAKDAQMREQPDEDADVAGLRWDSERDELTLATRLFQFAPAPKDRPPELSDRRGSDRDRYGNWYWIAESEEEILVNSAGTGTTSHFWSAVDCAPSESEFEFGAFSPAEPAPKLSALRFRGLAVTEDHYLVAGVLKPSGLLIFDLHAGGGPLQMLWPEEVGFTPFDFAARPGGGVWLLDRDPNNPAKTPRYWALDRRFNVEMGNASAEALAEMERDLFQPLTGGEPRKAPRQVSAQGVTLEAASPLAALDAIAIEALPDGTVLILDRNGSNGFSSIYHFDFTTQLSGPVSTEAMCDLIEKEDSSEASFVVTKKTLAALTANSVPHDVVQGLKSIQGRKVAGGKKFLELVRTTIGDEATATFESLFLQHARWKFTLIGHDFAFVSKQPSRDGELFGALYVVEEQGNQTFAFNVSREGGQLKLDPRPAYFPMRLFGGKGLVAAGDQAYYDFDDRWIPLVEQPRPRYQLNATLETRKLDGGEPDCRWHRLMLDACIPPETGVEVWSRAANEKREVAFAEWRPEPRPYRRGDGSEQPFAPKGGPSAGASTADYATWELLLQHARGRFIQVKLRLSGNGRTTPRLRAMRIYYPRFSYLAHYLPAVYREEGQSASFLDRFLANIEGFYTAIEDKIAAAETLFDVRSVPREYLEWLAGWFGVTLDPSWDDAKRRLFIRHAVDFFQYRGTIHGLKAALRLALERCADESVFDVQRTFNRRHDTIRIVENYRARRTPGIALGDSTMMEASAGLGLAQVSRSAGWRPQNGRSDLYRRYAEFLRARFSADGLPSVVAFSLRHPVWQQLTGSSSAAQTPVAESNDAVLWRAFLKKRYPTIAEVNEAHATKFTDFAAVTPAESLPPASAALADWNAFVAEKSAAWRDFATQELGFVPQSLGGERSLWRDFLAGRYGDIARVELENAPLPYDAPTQGAPREDWDEFRRATAGTSASVMRARWQDFLARRYRTVGALNDAYGTHWTGFDDISLFDELPLHEAAVADWYRFESVVVRMQAAAHRFTVLLPVPKRRDQAEFNRQRELATRIVNWEKPAHTVFDVKFYWAMFRVGAARLGYDTLLDVGSRAPELMIPMVLDQGYLAESYLADDRDLARRQILGRGRLRQPKQVEAAAES from the coding sequence ATGGATGCGAATGGGACAAAATTTCACCTGCTGTTGGGCAGGGGCGACTGGAGCAGCGCGAAGCCCGGCGCGGGCGAATGGGCGCGTCAAACTTCGCGACCGCTGCGGTCACTCGCTCAGATTTGGGAGTCGCGGGCCAAAGACGCCCAAATGCGAGAGCAACCGGACGAAGACGCCGATGTCGCGGGGTTGCGTTGGGACTCCGAGCGCGACGAGCTGACGCTCGCGACGCGGTTGTTTCAGTTTGCACCTGCTCCCAAAGACAGACCTCCCGAATTAAGCGATCGACGAGGCTCAGACCGCGACCGCTACGGCAACTGGTACTGGATCGCAGAGAGCGAAGAGGAGATTCTGGTCAATTCGGCGGGAACCGGAACGACTTCGCATTTTTGGTCGGCCGTCGATTGCGCGCCGTCCGAATCGGAGTTCGAGTTCGGGGCGTTCAGTCCCGCAGAACCTGCGCCGAAGCTATCGGCCTTGCGGTTTAGAGGGCTTGCGGTCACCGAAGATCACTATCTGGTCGCCGGAGTCCTGAAACCTTCCGGGCTGTTGATCTTCGACCTGCATGCTGGCGGGGGACCGCTCCAGATGTTGTGGCCGGAAGAGGTCGGATTCACGCCGTTTGATTTTGCGGCCCGGCCGGGCGGCGGAGTTTGGTTACTCGACCGCGATCCGAACAACCCCGCGAAGACGCCCCGGTACTGGGCGCTCGACAGGCGTTTCAACGTTGAAATGGGTAACGCGTCGGCCGAAGCCCTCGCTGAAATGGAGCGCGACCTGTTTCAGCCTTTGACGGGCGGTGAGCCGCGGAAAGCGCCGCGCCAAGTTTCCGCGCAGGGCGTCACGCTCGAAGCCGCCTCCCCGCTCGCCGCCCTCGACGCGATCGCCATCGAGGCGCTGCCCGATGGGACGGTGTTGATCCTCGACCGCAATGGGAGCAACGGATTCTCTTCGATCTATCACTTCGATTTTACCACGCAACTGAGCGGTCCGGTCTCGACCGAGGCAATGTGTGATTTGATCGAAAAAGAGGATTCGTCAGAGGCAAGTTTCGTAGTAACCAAAAAAACTTTAGCGGCTTTGACGGCCAATAGCGTTCCTCATGACGTCGTGCAAGGCCTGAAAAGTATACAAGGGCGGAAGGTTGCCGGAGGGAAAAAATTCTTAGAACTTGTTAGGACAACGATCGGCGATGAAGCAACCGCTACCTTCGAATCATTGTTTTTGCAACATGCCCGGTGGAAGTTCACGCTGATCGGCCACGACTTCGCCTTCGTGTCGAAGCAACCATCGCGGGATGGCGAGCTCTTCGGCGCTCTGTACGTAGTCGAAGAGCAGGGCAATCAGACCTTCGCGTTCAACGTTTCGCGGGAAGGCGGTCAGCTCAAGCTTGATCCGCGGCCTGCTTACTTTCCTATGCGGTTGTTTGGAGGCAAAGGTTTGGTCGCAGCGGGTGACCAGGCCTATTACGATTTCGACGATCGGTGGATTCCGCTGGTCGAGCAACCGCGGCCGCGGTACCAACTCAACGCGACGCTCGAGACGAGAAAGCTCGACGGCGGGGAACCGGATTGCCGGTGGCATCGCCTGATGTTGGACGCCTGCATCCCGCCTGAGACGGGTGTCGAAGTTTGGAGCCGCGCGGCCAACGAGAAGAGGGAGGTCGCGTTCGCCGAATGGCGCCCCGAGCCGAGGCCGTACCGGCGCGGCGACGGCTCCGAGCAACCCTTTGCTCCAAAGGGCGGCCCGTCGGCCGGCGCTTCGACGGCGGATTACGCGACCTGGGAGTTGCTTTTGCAGCATGCGCGCGGCCGGTTCATCCAAGTCAAGCTGAGGCTCAGCGGCAATGGAAGGACGACGCCGCGACTGCGCGCCATGCGGATCTACTATCCGCGCTTCTCTTATCTCGCGCACTATCTGCCGGCGGTCTATCGCGAGGAGGGGCAGTCGGCTTCTTTCCTGGATCGTTTTCTCGCCAACATCGAAGGGTTCTATACCGCGATCGAAGACAAGATCGCAGCGGCGGAAACGCTGTTCGACGTTCGCAGCGTTCCGCGCGAATACCTGGAATGGCTCGCGGGTTGGTTCGGAGTCACGCTCGATCCGTCGTGGGACGACGCCAAGCGTCGTTTGTTTATCCGTCACGCGGTGGATTTTTTCCAGTACCGGGGCACGATCCACGGTTTGAAAGCCGCTTTGAGATTGGCGCTCGAACGGTGCGCCGACGAAAGCGTCTTCGACGTTCAGCGGACCTTCAATCGGCGGCACGACACGATTCGCATCGTCGAGAATTACCGCGCGCGCCGCACCCCCGGCATCGCGCTCGGCGATTCGACGATGATGGAGGCGAGCGCGGGCCTCGGTCTCGCGCAGGTCAGCCGGAGCGCCGGATGGCGGCCGCAAAACGGCAGGTCCGATTTATATCGCCGCTACGCCGAGTTCTTGCGCGCGCGTTTTTCGGCGGACGGCCTTCCGTCGGTCGTTGCGTTTTCGCTGCGCCATCCCGTTTGGCAGCAGCTCACCGGGTCGAGCTCTGCGGCGCAAACTCCGGTCGCGGAGTCGAACGATGCCGTGTTGTGGCGGGCCTTCTTGAAAAAGCGCTACCCGACGATCGCGGAGGTCAACGAAGCGCACGCGACAAAATTTACCGATTTTGCCGCGGTGACACCGGCGGAAAGCCTCCCTCCCGCGAGCGCCGCACTGGCGGACTGGAACGCGTTTGTCGCCGAGAAGAGCGCCGCTTGGCGCGACTTTGCAACGCAAGAGCTGGGCTTCGTCCCGCAGTCGCTCGGTGGGGAGCGAAGTCTCTGGCGCGATTTTCTGGCCGGCCGTTACGGCGACATCGCGCGGGTCGAGCTTGAAAATGCGCCGCTGCCGTACGATGCACCCACGCAAGGGGCGCCGCGCGAAGACTGGGACGAATTCCGGCGCGCGACCGCCGGCACGTCCGCGTCGGTGATGCGCGCACGCTGGCAGGATTTTCTTGCGCGCCGCTACCGAACGGTTGGCGCGCTGAACGACGCTTACGGCACCCATTGGACCGGGTTTGACGACATCTCGCTGTTCGACGAGTTGCCGTTGCACGAGGCTGCGGTTGCCGATTGGTACCGGTTCGAGAGCGTCGTGGTACGGATGCAAGCCGCCGCCCACCGCTTCACCGTGTTGCTGCCCGTCCCGAAGCGGCGCGATCAGGCCGAATTCAACCGGCAGCGGGAGCTTGCGACCCGAATCGTGAACTGGGAGAAGCCCGCGCACACCGTGTTCGATGTGAAGTTCTATTGGGCGATGTTTCGAGTGGGCGCGGCGAGACTCGGCTACGACACGCTGCTGGATGTCGGCAGCCGCGCGCCCGAGCTGATGATCCCGATGGTCCTGGATCAGGGCTACCTCGCGGAAAGCTATCTGGCGGACGATCGAGACCTTGCTCGGAGACAGATTCTCGGGCGCGGGCGACTTCGACAGCCGAAGCAGGTCGAGGCGGCTGCGGAGAGTTGA
- a CDS encoding putative baseplate assembly protein, whose product MPVTVPTLDDRRYQELLDEALARIPVHTPEWTNFNKSDPGVTLIEVFAFLTENLLYRSNQIPERNRRKFLQLLGIGLQPASSARGLVTFVNERGPLETVTLSRDLEVRAGQVPFRTLQGLDVLPIEAKLFYKRELEQPSGELRDYYKQLYASFLKPQLSATAQLYETATFPLAGGAALDLGRQSIDGSLWIALLARESDKPAANTEEEREKLRERVRAAIGGKTLTLGVVPALDDAARVLKPAGRANPEGDPLLKYEMPIGETLSSLESERVPRYRPLDAVASGNLLAEPGTAQITLPPAGELKLWDNLDPLESGVMNFPPAIDDSNLSDRLITWLRVQASAAAQVNLLWAGINSVFVSQRAHVANELLPAGTGAPDQSAVLSKIPVIPRSIRVFVTLPAAAGSKPDTEEWSGVEDLLSAGPEVPVPDLRNPPGRYAAAKESVKVFTVNAESGEIKFGDGQHGARPPRGAKISVDYDYAVGRAGNVNAGSINSSPVLPAGFKVANPVSTWGGAEAETVTEGEKQIARTLKHRDRLVSAADFKTITRRTPGVEIGRVDVLPAFSPELGSSAAGDAPGAVTLMIVPKYDPAQPDAPMPNRNFLDAVCAYLDSRRLVTTEVFLRGPDYKQVWISVGINVESGRSTAEVREAVKSRLLKFLSPLEGGPESPADQSGEVDRGWPLGKPVVKLELMAKASAVPGVSFVNEVLLAEGLEGAKDYMDIKGLQLPRVAGISVGIGAPSSLDELRGRSGGGKTPGAPTLVPVPVIPEECK is encoded by the coding sequence ATGCCGGTCACGGTTCCGACTCTGGATGATCGCAGATACCAGGAGCTTCTGGATGAAGCGCTCGCGCGGATACCGGTCCACACGCCGGAATGGACCAACTTTAACAAGAGCGATCCGGGCGTCACTCTGATCGAAGTCTTCGCGTTCCTGACGGAGAACCTGCTGTATCGCAGCAATCAGATCCCCGAGCGTAATCGCCGGAAGTTTCTTCAACTGCTCGGCATCGGGCTGCAGCCGGCGTCGAGCGCCAGAGGTCTCGTCACCTTCGTCAACGAGCGCGGCCCGCTCGAGACCGTGACCCTCAGCCGGGACCTCGAAGTGCGAGCGGGCCAGGTCCCGTTTCGGACGCTGCAAGGGCTCGATGTCCTGCCGATCGAAGCGAAGCTTTTCTACAAGCGCGAGCTGGAGCAGCCGTCCGGCGAGCTGCGCGACTATTACAAGCAGCTCTATGCGTCGTTCCTGAAGCCGCAATTGTCCGCGACCGCGCAGCTTTACGAGACGGCGACGTTCCCGCTCGCGGGAGGGGCGGCGCTCGACCTCGGGCGCCAAAGCATCGACGGCTCGCTTTGGATCGCGTTGCTCGCGCGTGAAAGCGACAAGCCCGCCGCGAACACGGAAGAGGAGCGCGAGAAGCTTCGAGAGCGGGTGCGCGCGGCGATCGGGGGAAAGACGCTGACGCTCGGCGTCGTTCCGGCGCTCGACGATGCCGCCCGCGTATTAAAGCCCGCGGGGCGCGCCAATCCCGAAGGCGACCCGCTGTTGAAGTACGAGATGCCCATCGGCGAAACGCTTTCGAGCTTAGAGAGCGAGCGCGTGCCGCGCTATCGGCCGCTCGACGCCGTCGCAAGCGGCAACCTGCTGGCCGAGCCCGGCACGGCTCAAATCACGCTGCCGCCGGCGGGCGAGCTTAAGCTGTGGGACAATCTCGATCCCCTGGAATCAGGCGTGATGAATTTCCCCCCCGCGATCGACGACTCAAACCTAAGCGACCGATTGATCACGTGGCTGCGGGTTCAAGCGTCGGCGGCCGCTCAGGTGAATCTCCTGTGGGCGGGGATCAACTCGGTCTTTGTCTCCCAGCGCGCGCATGTAGCGAATGAATTGTTGCCCGCTGGGACCGGCGCGCCTGATCAATCGGCCGTGCTTTCGAAGATACCGGTCATACCCAGATCGATCAGGGTCTTCGTCACATTGCCGGCTGCCGCGGGAAGCAAGCCCGACACGGAGGAATGGTCGGGGGTCGAGGACCTCCTGAGTGCAGGTCCGGAGGTGCCGGTGCCGGATTTGCGCAACCCGCCCGGCCGATACGCCGCGGCCAAAGAGTCGGTGAAGGTTTTCACGGTGAACGCGGAATCGGGCGAGATCAAGTTCGGCGACGGGCAGCATGGCGCAAGACCTCCGCGCGGCGCGAAGATCAGCGTGGACTACGACTACGCCGTGGGGCGCGCCGGCAACGTCAACGCAGGTTCGATCAATAGCAGTCCGGTTCTGCCCGCGGGCTTCAAGGTGGCCAATCCGGTTTCGACCTGGGGCGGCGCTGAAGCGGAAACCGTAACGGAAGGTGAAAAGCAGATCGCGCGCACCCTCAAGCATCGCGATCGTCTGGTGAGCGCCGCCGACTTTAAAACGATCACACGCCGAACGCCCGGCGTTGAGATCGGACGAGTCGACGTTTTGCCGGCGTTCAGCCCCGAGCTCGGCTCGAGCGCGGCGGGCGACGCGCCGGGCGCGGTTACGTTGATGATCGTTCCCAAATACGACCCGGCACAGCCCGACGCGCCGATGCCGAATCGGAATTTCCTGGACGCCGTTTGCGCCTATCTCGATTCCCGCAGGCTGGTGACGACGGAGGTGTTCTTGCGCGGACCGGACTACAAGCAGGTCTGGATATCCGTCGGAATCAACGTCGAGTCGGGTCGAAGCACGGCGGAGGTGCGTGAGGCGGTGAAGAGCAGACTTCTCAAATTCCTGTCGCCGCTCGAGGGCGGTCCGGAATCACCGGCGGATCAGTCGGGCGAAGTCGATCGAGGATGGCCGCTGGGCAAGCCGGTCGTGAAACTCGAGTTGATGGCAAAGGCGAGCGCAGTGCCCGGAGTGTCATTCGTCAATGAAGTATTGCTGGCTGAAGGTCTGGAAGGGGCGAAGGACTATATGGACATCAAGGGTCTCCAGCTTCCGCGAGTAGCCGGAATCTCGGTCGGTATCGGCGCACCGTCTTCGCTCGATGAGTTGCGCGGCAGGTCTGGCGGCGGAAAGACGCCGGGCGCTCCGACGCTGGTTCCCGTGCCGGTCATCCCGGAGGAGTGCAAGTAG
- a CDS encoding GPW/gp25 family protein has translation MIDQGRLFGRGISFPPRVGADGRVAWSEGEQNVRETIRVILMTERRERLRLPDFGGSLSRFLFEPNTVTTRHLIADQMQKSLEQWEPRIRVESVSVEPDAADPQSAVATITYKLVATGERQRVGLNVALAG, from the coding sequence ATGATCGATCAAGGTCGTTTGTTCGGAAGAGGGATAAGCTTTCCGCCGCGTGTAGGCGCCGACGGCCGCGTGGCTTGGTCGGAAGGCGAGCAGAACGTGCGCGAGACGATTCGAGTCATTCTGATGACCGAGCGCCGCGAGCGGCTGCGCTTGCCGGATTTCGGCGGAAGCTTATCCAGGTTCTTATTTGAGCCGAATACGGTGACGACGCGCCACCTGATCGCGGACCAGATGCAGAAGTCGCTCGAGCAGTGGGAGCCCCGCATACGCGTCGAGTCCGTGAGCGTCGAGCCCGACGCGGCCGATCCCCAGTCCGCGGTCGCTACGATCACCTACAAGCTGGTGGCGACCGGCGAGCGACAGCGCGTCGGTTTGAATGTCGCGCTCGCAGGCTAA
- a CDS encoding phage baseplate assembly protein V has protein sequence METVHIETIVDSRVPAGLGGRWYGVYPALVSDVNDPDGQGRVKVTLPWSPDTGGGRYEAWARMATLMGGNNRGSWFIPDIGDEVLVMFESGDARRPYVLGGLWNGTDSPPESMDGAGKNYKKVIRSRNGVKVTLDDTDGQEKLILETPGGQKMTMKDGPGSVEIVDSNGNSVKLETSGITVNASAKVTINASQVAISAGMVTVDAGMSKFSGVVQADTVISNSVISASYTPGAGNIW, from the coding sequence CTGGAAACGGTCCATATCGAAACCATCGTCGATTCGAGAGTGCCCGCCGGGCTCGGCGGGCGCTGGTACGGTGTTTACCCGGCGCTCGTCAGCGACGTCAACGACCCTGACGGGCAGGGGCGGGTCAAGGTGACGTTGCCGTGGTCGCCCGACACCGGCGGCGGGCGCTACGAGGCTTGGGCGCGGATGGCGACGCTGATGGGAGGAAACAATCGCGGGAGCTGGTTCATTCCCGACATCGGCGATGAGGTACTGGTCATGTTCGAGAGCGGCGACGCGCGCCGGCCATACGTCCTCGGCGGGCTTTGGAATGGGACCGATTCCCCGCCGGAATCGATGGATGGCGCGGGCAAGAATTACAAAAAAGTGATCCGCTCGCGCAATGGAGTGAAGGTAACGCTCGACGACACCGACGGCCAGGAAAAGCTGATCCTCGAGACTCCCGGGGGTCAGAAGATGACGATGAAAGACGGGCCCGGCTCTGTAGAGATCGTCGACAGCAACGGCAATTCCGTGAAACTCGAAACCAGCGGCATCACCGTCAATGCCTCGGCCAAGGTCACCATCAACGCGAGTCAGGTGGCCATATCCGCGGGGATGGTCACCGTCGATGCCGGCATGTCGAAGTTCAGCGGCGTCGTGCAGGCCGACACCGTAATCAGCAACAGCGTAATCAGCGCCTCTTACACGCCCGGCGCGGGAAACATCTGGTGA
- a CDS encoding LysM peptidoglycan-binding domain-containing protein yields the protein MELKLEKAQLWELKDDFSTEKSGGKKVTVQFNPESLKVSFANQIQQSSGAGDQSGSPARQFVGAGTTKLSLQLWFDVTAPIPDGATPKGETSVTDVRMLTQEVAFFITPKEEGKKFKPPAARFLWGSFQFDGVMESLEESLEFFSPEGKPLRASMSINLTQQKISKFTFRDTGAQPGAGVTPPAGTTPLTQAPAGSTLQALADSQGKGDNWQAIAAANGIENPRMLQPGQLIDMSASLPAATAGVAAGASVSAPRASLGIQAGASLNR from the coding sequence ATGGAACTCAAACTTGAAAAGGCTCAGTTGTGGGAGCTGAAAGACGACTTCAGCACCGAGAAGAGCGGCGGCAAAAAAGTGACCGTGCAGTTCAATCCCGAGTCGTTGAAGGTGAGCTTCGCCAACCAGATCCAGCAGTCTTCGGGCGCGGGAGACCAGAGCGGCTCGCCGGCAAGGCAATTCGTAGGCGCGGGGACTACCAAGCTCTCTCTTCAACTGTGGTTCGATGTCACGGCGCCGATTCCCGACGGCGCCACGCCTAAAGGCGAGACGAGCGTGACCGACGTTCGAATGCTGACGCAGGAGGTCGCGTTCTTCATCACGCCGAAAGAGGAGGGCAAAAAGTTCAAGCCCCCGGCTGCGCGATTTTTATGGGGCTCGTTTCAGTTCGACGGCGTCATGGAGTCGCTCGAAGAGTCACTCGAGTTCTTCTCGCCCGAGGGCAAACCGTTGCGCGCGAGCATGTCAATCAACCTGACGCAGCAGAAGATCAGCAAGTTTACGTTTCGCGACACGGGCGCGCAGCCCGGCGCCGGGGTGACTCCACCGGCCGGCACGACGCCGCTGACCCAGGCGCCCGCAGGATCGACTTTGCAGGCGCTGGCCGACAGCCAGGGCAAGGGCGACAACTGGCAAGCGATCGCGGCGGCCAACGGTATCGAAAATCCGCGCATGCTGCAGCCCGGTCAGTTGATAGATATGAGCGCCAGCTTGCCCGCAGCGACCGCCGGTGTTGCGGCGGGCGCAAGCGTTTCGGCGCCGCGCGCGAGCCTGGGCATACAAGCAGGAGCGAGTCTGAACCGGTGA
- a CDS encoding phage tail protein, whose amino-acid sequence MANPANETVVYPFTAFNFAVEISVPGVSEKVCSASFSDCDGLEMTMDVKTIREGGNNGKQIRLTGPMNYGQLTLKRGMTATFDLWNWCSTMLTDRSLRADAEVVLFAPDGKTERARFVLARCVPVKLKAPAMSAKDGAIAIEEMQLAYESLTLKGSS is encoded by the coding sequence ATGGCTAACCCTGCGAACGAGACCGTCGTGTACCCGTTCACCGCGTTCAATTTCGCGGTCGAGATCAGCGTGCCCGGCGTTTCCGAGAAAGTTTGCAGCGCGTCGTTCTCCGATTGCGACGGGTTAGAAATGACCATGGACGTGAAAACGATTCGCGAGGGGGGCAACAACGGCAAACAGATTCGACTGACCGGTCCGATGAACTACGGCCAGCTAACGTTGAAGCGGGGGATGACCGCGACGTTCGATCTCTGGAATTGGTGTTCGACGATGCTGACCGACCGGTCGCTGCGCGCCGACGCGGAAGTCGTGTTGTTCGCGCCCGACGGAAAGACGGAGCGCGCGCGTTTCGTGCTGGCCCGTTGCGTTCCGGTCAAGCTCAAGGCGCCGGCCATGAGCGCGAAAGACGGCGCCATTGCGATCGAAGAAATGCAGCTGGCCTACGAGTCCCTCACATTGAAAGGGTCGAGCTAG
- a CDS encoding phage tail protein, which produces MAELRDRPYVQFNFLVDLGTGNTDGPEAGFQECSNIGMEVTVAEYRTGNSKENSVRKVTGLNKATDVTLKRGVIGSLNLYQWLNDIRNGNQNAERTVTVHLQNEDHTKIVQTWKLLRSRIIKHVSGPLNAKGTDVAMEELTLAYERLEME; this is translated from the coding sequence ATGGCTGAGCTACGTGACCGTCCCTACGTGCAGTTCAATTTTCTCGTAGACCTCGGGACCGGCAACACCGACGGCCCGGAAGCGGGTTTCCAGGAGTGCAGCAACATTGGCATGGAGGTGACCGTGGCCGAGTACCGTACTGGCAACTCGAAGGAGAACAGCGTCCGCAAGGTTACTGGGCTGAACAAGGCTACGGACGTCACCTTGAAGCGCGGGGTGATTGGCTCCCTCAATCTGTACCAGTGGCTTAACGACATCCGCAACGGTAATCAGAACGCCGAGCGCACCGTCACGGTCCATTTGCAGAACGAGGACCATACCAAGATCGTGCAAACCTGGAAACTGTTGCGGTCTCGCATCATCAAGCATGTTAGCGGCCCGCTGAACGCCAAGGGCACCGATGTGGCAATGGAAGAGTTGACGCTCGCCTACGAGCGCCTGGAGATGGAATAG
- a CDS encoding phage tail sheath subtilisin-like domain-containing protein, with protein MPEYLAPGVYVEETSFRSKSIEGVSTTTTGFIGPCRYGPVTEPADVITSLSEFERVYAGGGKLVFAGSGDQPTNTAESDNFLWHAVRAFFTEGGKRLYVARVFRPLRGEYPPDFTKPQSSGVGGDLRWDDGHGRKNFGSVEIRARFPGAASNLIVQITARAGQNILGAERIPDAELSLLSSPPSSPYRPKLGALFDRDVVVLFRAGSPPGSTQGQLYLALYDPTKEKTLDRWRFQPANASPPSNTVDLAGLNLNVDPKPGASDAMHVLTLTVSVLSSDREHDLGAWSDLPFDPLHQRAGVPDSVFARFRADPATLSEARSLPLVLGKPKAGVNGLAVVQELFRNLLTLTPDESARGLTFSNKLTLGTTEEIQLSGGNDGLRPGASEYEGKDNPDETYKTGLKQFEDVEDISIVAAPGCTADYDKFRDDANSILGLLINHAERMRYRIAVLDSPSGMSVGDVRRVRAKLDSKHAAFYYPWVTILDPITREELNLPPSGFVSGIYARNDINRAVYKAPANEVVSLAIGFEQLLNKAQQEVLNPEGINCFRFFEGRGFRLWGARTISSDPEWKYVNLRRYFAYLERSIDKGTQWAVFEPNGEALWANVRRTIEDFLLNEWVSGALLGEKPEKAYFVKCDRSTMTQNDLDNGRLVCLIGVAPLRPAEFVIFRIGQWTADRKV; from the coding sequence ATGCCAGAATATTTAGCGCCCGGAGTTTATGTCGAAGAGACCTCATTTCGCTCGAAATCGATCGAAGGGGTGAGCACCACGACGACCGGCTTCATCGGGCCCTGCCGCTATGGGCCCGTCACCGAGCCGGCGGATGTCATTACCAGCCTCAGCGAGTTCGAGCGCGTCTACGCCGGCGGCGGCAAGCTGGTATTTGCCGGCAGCGGCGATCAACCCACCAATACCGCGGAGAGCGACAACTTCCTGTGGCATGCCGTGCGCGCGTTTTTCACCGAGGGTGGAAAGCGGCTTTACGTCGCGCGTGTGTTTCGTCCGTTGAGAGGGGAATACCCGCCGGACTTTACCAAGCCGCAATCCAGTGGCGTTGGCGGCGATCTTCGGTGGGATGATGGCCATGGGCGAAAAAACTTTGGTTCCGTTGAAATACGCGCTCGCTTCCCCGGTGCGGCGAGCAATCTGATTGTGCAGATCACGGCCAGGGCGGGGCAAAATATTCTCGGCGCGGAACGCATACCGGATGCCGAATTGAGCTTGCTGAGCAGCCCGCCCTCGTCGCCATACCGGCCTAAGCTTGGGGCTTTGTTCGATCGCGACGTAGTCGTGTTGTTCCGGGCGGGCAGTCCTCCCGGAAGCACACAAGGTCAACTTTATTTGGCTCTATACGACCCGACGAAAGAGAAAACACTCGACCGCTGGCGTTTTCAGCCGGCAAACGCCTCGCCGCCTAGCAATACGGTCGACCTGGCCGGCTTGAACCTCAACGTAGATCCCAAGCCCGGGGCAAGCGACGCGATGCACGTGCTCACGCTCACCGTGAGCGTGCTTTCCAGCGACCGCGAGCACGACTTGGGCGCCTGGTCCGACCTGCCTTTCGACCCCCTGCACCAGCGCGCCGGCGTGCCGGATTCGGTGTTTGCCCGCTTCCGCGCGGATCCGGCGACATTGTCGGAAGCCCGATCGCTGCCGCTCGTATTGGGAAAACCGAAGGCGGGCGTGAATGGACTGGCCGTCGTCCAGGAGCTGTTTCGGAATCTCTTGACGCTGACTCCAGATGAGAGCGCTCGCGGGCTCACATTTTCGAACAAGCTGACGCTTGGAACCACCGAAGAGATTCAGCTCAGCGGCGGCAACGACGGCCTGCGTCCCGGCGCCAGCGAATACGAAGGCAAGGACAATCCGGACGAGACCTACAAGACGGGTCTCAAGCAATTCGAGGACGTCGAAGACATTTCGATCGTGGCTGCCCCGGGGTGCACGGCGGACTACGACAAGTTTCGCGATGACGCGAATAGCATTCTCGGGCTGCTCATCAACCACGCCGAGCGGATGCGTTACCGCATCGCGGTGCTGGACAGCCCGTCGGGCATGAGCGTCGGCGACGTGCGCCGGGTGCGCGCAAAACTCGATTCCAAACATGCCGCGTTCTACTACCCGTGGGTAACGATTCTCGATCCGATCACGCGCGAAGAACTCAATCTTCCGCCGAGCGGATTCGTTTCGGGCATCTACGCGCGCAACGACATCAATCGCGCCGTCTACAAAGCTCCGGCCAACGAAGTCGTCAGCCTGGCCATCGGCTTCGAGCAGCTTCTCAACAAAGCCCAGCAGGAAGTTCTCAATCCCGAAGGCATCAACTGCTTCCGCTTCTTCGAAGGGCGGGGTTTCCGGCTCTGGGGCGCGCGCACGATCAGCTCGGACCCCGAATGGAAATACGTCAACCTGCGCCGTTATTTTGCCTATCTCGAGCGCTCGATCGACAAGGGCACGCAATGGGCGGTGTTCGAGCCCAACGGCGAGGCGCTGTGGGCGAATGTCCGGCGAACGATCGAAGATTTCCTGTTGAACGAGTGGGTGAGCGGCGCGCTGTTGGGAGAGAAGCCCGAGAAGGCTTATTTCGTAAAGTGCGACCGATCGACGATGACGCAGAACGATCTGGACAACGGTCGGCTGGTCTGCTTGATCGGGGTCGCGCCGCTGCGGCCGGCGGAGTTTGTGATCTTCCGTATCGGCCAATGGACGGCGGACCGCAAAGTTTAG